A DNA window from Coffea arabica cultivar ET-39 chromosome 6c, Coffea Arabica ET-39 HiFi, whole genome shotgun sequence contains the following coding sequences:
- the LOC140008510 gene encoding senescence-specific cysteine protease SAG39-like, translating to MAWTFNSMLVTAAFLLLAMLASQATARSLDEASLTEKHEQWMVEHGRVYKDEAEKAKRFKIFKETVEYIEAFNKAGNKSYVLGINRFADLTNEEFLSASTGYNYKPRKDVSQGTSFRYADVSDAPPSTDWRQKGAVTGVKDQAACGCCWAFSAVAAVEGIHKLKAGQLTSLSEQQLVDCDTSSNHGCSGGRMDEAFNFIASNGLATESEYPYQGADGTCNNDQGAVRITSYEDVPQNNEDALLQAVSKQPVSVGIEGSGMDFKNYQSGVFSGDCGNNLDHAVTLVGYGTSEDGTKYWLVKNSWGTSWGEDGYMRLQRDTGAPEGLCGIASQASYPTA from the exons ATGGCTTGGACATTCAATTCTATGCTGGTTACTGCCGCATTCTTACTGCTGGCGATGTTGGCTTCTCAAGCTACGGCCCGCAGCTTGGATGAAGCCTCATTGACTGAAAAGCACGAGCAGTGGATGGTTGAACACGGACGGGTTTACAAGGATGAGGCAGAGAAGGCAAAGCgattcaagattttcaaggaaACTGTGGAGTACATTGAGGCCTTCAACAAGGCTGGGAACAAGTCTTACGTGTTGGGCATTAACCGATTTGCTGACCTGACAAACGAAGAGTTCCTATCAGCCAGCACTGGGTACAACTACAAACCAAGGAAAGACGTATCTCAAGGAACTTCATTCAGGTATGCAGATGTCAGTGACGCTCCGCCTTCCACGGACTGGAGACAGAAAGGTGCTGTCACTGGAGTCAAGGACCAGGCAGCTTGTG GATGTTGTTGGGCATTTTCAGCTGTTGCAGCCGTAGAAGGAATTCATAAACTCAAAGCCGGTCAGCTAACCTCGCTGTCTGAGCAACAGCTTGTTGACTGTGATACCAGTAGTAATCATGGCTGCAGTGGAGGTCGCATGGATGAAGCATTTAATTTCATTGCTAGCAATGGCCTCGCCACTGAATCCGAGTACCCATATCAAGGAGCTGATGGCACTTGCAATAACGACCAAGGAGCTGTCCGGATCACAAGTTATGAAGATGTCCCTCAGAATAACGAGGATGCTCTTCTGCAGGCCGTGTCTAAACAACCCGTATCAGTTGGCATTGAAGGCAGCGGCATGGACTTCAAAAACTATCAAAGCGGCGTTTTCTCCGGCGATTGTGGGAATAACTTGGACCATGCCGTGACACTAGTTGGATACGGTACAAGTGAGGATGGAACCAAGTATTGGTTGGTTAAGAATTCCTGGGGAACTAGCTGGGGTGAGGATGGGTACATGCGCCTTCAGAGAGACACTGGTGCTCCAGAAGGCCTTTGTGGCATCGCCAGCCAGGCTTCTTATCCCACTGCTTAG